From Brienomyrus brachyistius isolate T26 chromosome 21, BBRACH_0.4, whole genome shotgun sequence, the proteins below share one genomic window:
- the LOC125716614 gene encoding MAP kinase-interacting serine/threonine-protein kinase 2-like isoform X1 has product MVQNKINEVTGFHRSFKGQNPFESDDFTKTGSHLHESAFNFDCPPRPDMPTSQPIDIPDAKRRNKKKKRCRATDSFSGRFEDVYRLQEELLGEGAYARVQTCVNLITNKEYAVKIIEKRPGHSRSRVFREVEMLYQCQGHRNILELVEFFEEEDKFYLVFEKLRGGSVLTHIHKRRHISEHEASVVVQDIASALDFLHNKGRISSRLGGPEVKTSPIRPPLTTCHVPPGMAHRDLKPENILCEHSDRVSPVKICDFDLGSGIKLNSDSSPISTPELLTPCGSAEYMAPEVVEAFNEEATIYDKRCDLWSLGVILYIMLSGYPPFVGHCGSNCGWDWGEPCHACQNMLFESIQEGKYEFPEKDWAHISSGAKDLISKLLVRDAKNRLSAAQVLQHPWVQGSGPNTLPTSNLLQRNSSAKDLTVFAGKAVAMNRQLAEQEEIEKEQQQQSPLVVTVGSCSMRLSPPSNSKLAKRRQRSSLLKGEPVSASELHQRLAPLVIVGDCA; this is encoded by the exons ATGGTGCAGAATAAGATCAACGAAGTCACCGGATTTCACCGCTCGTTTAAG GGTCAGAATCCCTTCGAGTCGGACGACTTCACCAAAACAGGCTCCCATCTCCATGAATCCGCCTTCAATTTCGATTGTCCCCCTAGACCCG ACATGCCAACCAGCCAGCCCATCGACATCCCCGATGCCAAGAGGCGCAACAAGAAGAAGAAGCGGTGTCGGGCCACGGACAGCTTCTCCGGGCGCTTCGAAG atgtgtACAGGCTGCAAGAGGAGCTGCTTGGGGAGGGAGCTTATGCTCGTGTTCAGACCTGCGTCAACCTGATTACCAACAAGGAGTATGCTGTCAAG ATCATCGAGAAGAGGCCCGGCCACAGCCGAAGCCGCGTCTTCAGGGAGGTGGAGATGCTCTACCAGTGTCAGGGACACAG AAACATCTTGGAGCTGGtcgagttctttgaggaagaggACAAATTTTACCTGGTGTTTGAGAAGCTCAGGGGAG gctCGGTTCTGACCCACATTCACAAGAGGCGGCACATTAGTGAGCACGAGGCCAGCGTGGTGGTGCAGGACATCGCCAGTGCGCTCGACTTCCTGCACAACAAAGGTAGGATCAGCTCACGACTGGGGGGACCGGAAGTAAAAACGTCTCCCATCCGCCCCCCCCTGACGACTTGCCATGTCCCCCCAGGAATGGCTCACCGAGACCTGAAGCCCGAGAACATCCTATGTGAGCACAGCGACAGG GTCTCGCCTGTGAAGATATGCGATTTCGACCTGGGCAGTGGGATCAAGCTGAACAGTGATAGCTCCCCGATCTCCACCCCCGAGCTCCTCACGCCG tgcggCTCGGCGGAGTACATGGCCCCCGAGGTGGTAGAGGCCTTCAACGAGGAAGCCACCATTTACGACAAGCGCTGCGATCTCTGGAGCCTGGGGGTCATCCTCTACATCATGCTGAGTGGCTACCCCCCCTTCGTGGGGCACTGTGGCAGCAACTGTGGCTGGGATTGGGGGGAGCCCTGCCACGCCTGTCAG AACATGCTGTTTGAGAGCATCCAAGAGGGAAAGTACGAATTCCCCGAGAAGGACTGGGCCCACATCTCTTCCGGCGCCAAAGACCTCATCTCCAAACTGCTGGTGCGGGATGCCAAGAACCGGCTCAGCGCCGCCCAGGTGCTGCAGCACCCGTGGGTCCAGGGG TCGGGCCCCAACACCTTACCAACATCTAACTTGCTGCAGAG GAACAGCAGTGCCAAGGACTTGACGGTCTTCGCGGGGAAGGCGGTGGCCATGAACCGTCAGCTGGCCGAGCAGGAGGAGATCGAgaaggagcagcagcagcagtcccCCCTGGTGGTCACAGTGGGCTCCTGCTCCATGCGCCTCTCGCCGCCCTCCAACTCCAAGCTGGCCAAGAGGCGACAGCGAAGCAGCCTCCTGAAGGGGGAGCCAGTCTCGGCCTCGGAGCTCCACCAGCGTCTGGCCCCGCTGGTGATCGTGGGGGACTGCGCCTGA
- the LOC125716457 gene encoding peroxidasin homolog → MHLGMLTESSKAFLWLLTSALTVQVINTCDTTISMQRLERYIGVGQNFTLTCNAQCLDPSSIIQWYLNDKLLSNDSNVKLLRDNSNTYRLNVTAAQMRHNGTYYCQTRPAAATSNNVFMRVVDLDLNVSITSLDIGEGESVSVHCVARSALNATLFWTRGSCERSDTRGGNGTLHLAGATISDSGHYICCATIPTGIPLWRSESVQIRVTASGQRNPIVSNCPLIHYLLGKTAVVLLFIMLICFLTYRRH, encoded by the exons ATGCATCTGGGGATGTTAACAGAGAGCAGTAAAGCCTTCTTGTGGCTCCTGACTTCAGCGCTCACAGTCCAAGTCATCA ACACCTGTGACACAACAATCAGCATGCAGCGGCTTGAGCGTTACATTGGAGTGGGCCAAAATTTCACACTGACGTGTAACGCCCAGTGCCTCGACCCGTCCTCGATTATCCAGTGGTACCTTAACGACAAGCTCTTGTCAAACGACAGCAATGTAAAGCTGTTAAGAGACAATTCAAACACCTATCGCCTGAATGTGACTGCGGCACAGATGAGGCACAACGGGACCTACTACTGCCAGACACGTCCCGCAGCCGCTACCAGCAACAACGTCTTTATGAGGGTGGTCG ATTTGGACCTCAATGTGTCCATCACATCACTGGATATAGGCGAAGGGGAGTCTGTCAGCGTGCACTGCGTCGCCCGATCCGCACTCAACGCCACCCTCTTCTGGACCCGCGGCAGTTGCGAGCGCAGCGACACCCGGGGCGGAAACGGGACGCTGCACCTGGCGGGGGCCACCATCTCTGACAGCGGCCATTACATCTGCTGCGCTACAATACCCACCGGCATCCCCCTCTGGAGAAGTGAGAGCGTTCAAATCAGAGTTACTG CATCCGGTCAGAGGAACCCCATCGTTTCAAACTGCCCCCTGATCCACTACTTGTTGGGCAAAACTGCAGTCGTTCTCTTGTTTATTATGTTAATTTGTTTTCTGACATACAGAAGACACTGA
- the LOC125716614 gene encoding MAP kinase-interacting serine/threonine-protein kinase 2-like isoform X2, translated as MVQNKINEVTGFHRSFKGQNPFESDDFTKTGSHLHESAFNFDCPPRPDMPTSQPIDIPDAKRRNKKKKRCRATDSFSGRFEDVYRLQEELLGEGAYARVQTCVNLITNKEYAVKIIEKRPGHSRSRVFREVEMLYQCQGHRNILELVEFFEEEDKFYLVFEKLRGGSVLTHIHKRRHISEHEASVVVQDIASALDFLHNKGMAHRDLKPENILCEHSDRVSPVKICDFDLGSGIKLNSDSSPISTPELLTPCGSAEYMAPEVVEAFNEEATIYDKRCDLWSLGVILYIMLSGYPPFVGHCGSNCGWDWGEPCHACQNMLFESIQEGKYEFPEKDWAHISSGAKDLISKLLVRDAKNRLSAAQVLQHPWVQGSGPNTLPTSNLLQRNSSAKDLTVFAGKAVAMNRQLAEQEEIEKEQQQQSPLVVTVGSCSMRLSPPSNSKLAKRRQRSSLLKGEPVSASELHQRLAPLVIVGDCA; from the exons ATGGTGCAGAATAAGATCAACGAAGTCACCGGATTTCACCGCTCGTTTAAG GGTCAGAATCCCTTCGAGTCGGACGACTTCACCAAAACAGGCTCCCATCTCCATGAATCCGCCTTCAATTTCGATTGTCCCCCTAGACCCG ACATGCCAACCAGCCAGCCCATCGACATCCCCGATGCCAAGAGGCGCAACAAGAAGAAGAAGCGGTGTCGGGCCACGGACAGCTTCTCCGGGCGCTTCGAAG atgtgtACAGGCTGCAAGAGGAGCTGCTTGGGGAGGGAGCTTATGCTCGTGTTCAGACCTGCGTCAACCTGATTACCAACAAGGAGTATGCTGTCAAG ATCATCGAGAAGAGGCCCGGCCACAGCCGAAGCCGCGTCTTCAGGGAGGTGGAGATGCTCTACCAGTGTCAGGGACACAG AAACATCTTGGAGCTGGtcgagttctttgaggaagaggACAAATTTTACCTGGTGTTTGAGAAGCTCAGGGGAG gctCGGTTCTGACCCACATTCACAAGAGGCGGCACATTAGTGAGCACGAGGCCAGCGTGGTGGTGCAGGACATCGCCAGTGCGCTCGACTTCCTGCACAACAAAG GAATGGCTCACCGAGACCTGAAGCCCGAGAACATCCTATGTGAGCACAGCGACAGG GTCTCGCCTGTGAAGATATGCGATTTCGACCTGGGCAGTGGGATCAAGCTGAACAGTGATAGCTCCCCGATCTCCACCCCCGAGCTCCTCACGCCG tgcggCTCGGCGGAGTACATGGCCCCCGAGGTGGTAGAGGCCTTCAACGAGGAAGCCACCATTTACGACAAGCGCTGCGATCTCTGGAGCCTGGGGGTCATCCTCTACATCATGCTGAGTGGCTACCCCCCCTTCGTGGGGCACTGTGGCAGCAACTGTGGCTGGGATTGGGGGGAGCCCTGCCACGCCTGTCAG AACATGCTGTTTGAGAGCATCCAAGAGGGAAAGTACGAATTCCCCGAGAAGGACTGGGCCCACATCTCTTCCGGCGCCAAAGACCTCATCTCCAAACTGCTGGTGCGGGATGCCAAGAACCGGCTCAGCGCCGCCCAGGTGCTGCAGCACCCGTGGGTCCAGGGG TCGGGCCCCAACACCTTACCAACATCTAACTTGCTGCAGAG GAACAGCAGTGCCAAGGACTTGACGGTCTTCGCGGGGAAGGCGGTGGCCATGAACCGTCAGCTGGCCGAGCAGGAGGAGATCGAgaaggagcagcagcagcagtcccCCCTGGTGGTCACAGTGGGCTCCTGCTCCATGCGCCTCTCGCCGCCCTCCAACTCCAAGCTGGCCAAGAGGCGACAGCGAAGCAGCCTCCTGAAGGGGGAGCCAGTCTCGGCCTCGGAGCTCCACCAGCGTCTGGCCCCGCTGGTGATCGTGGGGGACTGCGCCTGA
- the LOC125716614 gene encoding MAP kinase-interacting serine/threonine-protein kinase 2-like isoform X3, with the protein MPTSQPIDIPDAKRRNKKKKRCRATDSFSGRFEDVYRLQEELLGEGAYARVQTCVNLITNKEYAVKIIEKRPGHSRSRVFREVEMLYQCQGHRNILELVEFFEEEDKFYLVFEKLRGGSVLTHIHKRRHISEHEASVVVQDIASALDFLHNKGRISSRLGGPEVKTSPIRPPLTTCHVPPGMAHRDLKPENILCEHSDRVSPVKICDFDLGSGIKLNSDSSPISTPELLTPCGSAEYMAPEVVEAFNEEATIYDKRCDLWSLGVILYIMLSGYPPFVGHCGSNCGWDWGEPCHACQNMLFESIQEGKYEFPEKDWAHISSGAKDLISKLLVRDAKNRLSAAQVLQHPWVQGSGPNTLPTSNLLQRNSSAKDLTVFAGKAVAMNRQLAEQEEIEKEQQQQSPLVVTVGSCSMRLSPPSNSKLAKRRQRSSLLKGEPVSASELHQRLAPLVIVGDCA; encoded by the exons ATGCCAACCAGCCAGCCCATCGACATCCCCGATGCCAAGAGGCGCAACAAGAAGAAGAAGCGGTGTCGGGCCACGGACAGCTTCTCCGGGCGCTTCGAAG atgtgtACAGGCTGCAAGAGGAGCTGCTTGGGGAGGGAGCTTATGCTCGTGTTCAGACCTGCGTCAACCTGATTACCAACAAGGAGTATGCTGTCAAG ATCATCGAGAAGAGGCCCGGCCACAGCCGAAGCCGCGTCTTCAGGGAGGTGGAGATGCTCTACCAGTGTCAGGGACACAG AAACATCTTGGAGCTGGtcgagttctttgaggaagaggACAAATTTTACCTGGTGTTTGAGAAGCTCAGGGGAG gctCGGTTCTGACCCACATTCACAAGAGGCGGCACATTAGTGAGCACGAGGCCAGCGTGGTGGTGCAGGACATCGCCAGTGCGCTCGACTTCCTGCACAACAAAGGTAGGATCAGCTCACGACTGGGGGGACCGGAAGTAAAAACGTCTCCCATCCGCCCCCCCCTGACGACTTGCCATGTCCCCCCAGGAATGGCTCACCGAGACCTGAAGCCCGAGAACATCCTATGTGAGCACAGCGACAGG GTCTCGCCTGTGAAGATATGCGATTTCGACCTGGGCAGTGGGATCAAGCTGAACAGTGATAGCTCCCCGATCTCCACCCCCGAGCTCCTCACGCCG tgcggCTCGGCGGAGTACATGGCCCCCGAGGTGGTAGAGGCCTTCAACGAGGAAGCCACCATTTACGACAAGCGCTGCGATCTCTGGAGCCTGGGGGTCATCCTCTACATCATGCTGAGTGGCTACCCCCCCTTCGTGGGGCACTGTGGCAGCAACTGTGGCTGGGATTGGGGGGAGCCCTGCCACGCCTGTCAG AACATGCTGTTTGAGAGCATCCAAGAGGGAAAGTACGAATTCCCCGAGAAGGACTGGGCCCACATCTCTTCCGGCGCCAAAGACCTCATCTCCAAACTGCTGGTGCGGGATGCCAAGAACCGGCTCAGCGCCGCCCAGGTGCTGCAGCACCCGTGGGTCCAGGGG TCGGGCCCCAACACCTTACCAACATCTAACTTGCTGCAGAG GAACAGCAGTGCCAAGGACTTGACGGTCTTCGCGGGGAAGGCGGTGGCCATGAACCGTCAGCTGGCCGAGCAGGAGGAGATCGAgaaggagcagcagcagcagtcccCCCTGGTGGTCACAGTGGGCTCCTGCTCCATGCGCCTCTCGCCGCCCTCCAACTCCAAGCTGGCCAAGAGGCGACAGCGAAGCAGCCTCCTGAAGGGGGAGCCAGTCTCGGCCTCGGAGCTCCACCAGCGTCTGGCCCCGCTGGTGATCGTGGGGGACTGCGCCTGA